The following proteins are encoded in a genomic region of Nocardioides sp. cx-173:
- a CDS encoding 1-acyl-sn-glycerol-3-phosphate acyltransferase gives MGRRFLLRRTFARVALRAARWKTVGQVPSRGILVGAPHTSNWDWVLTMLLAWDSSVQIRLLVKQSFFKGPLGVLMRATGAVALDRDNPGATIRALLADAASDETFLLGLAAEGTRGRADYWKSGFYRISRQTGIPVTLAFVDAPSRTVGWGPTFELSGDVVADMDRVRAFYADKTGIHPELATEPRLREERA, from the coding sequence ATGGGTCGACGCTTTCTCCTCCGCAGGACGTTCGCGCGCGTGGCCCTGAGGGCGGCCCGCTGGAAGACCGTCGGGCAGGTGCCGAGCCGGGGGATCCTGGTCGGCGCCCCGCACACCTCCAACTGGGACTGGGTCCTCACGATGCTGCTCGCCTGGGACAGCAGCGTCCAGATCCGGCTGCTGGTCAAGCAGTCGTTCTTCAAGGGCCCGCTCGGCGTCCTCATGCGCGCCACGGGCGCCGTGGCGCTCGACCGGGACAACCCCGGCGCCACCATCCGCGCACTGCTGGCCGACGCCGCGAGTGACGAGACGTTCCTGCTCGGACTCGCCGCCGAGGGCACCCGTGGTCGCGCCGACTACTGGAAGTCCGGTTTCTACCGGATCTCCCGACAGACCGGCATCCCGGTGACCCTCGCGTTCGTCGACGCACCGAGCCGCACGGTGGGCTGGGGCCCGACCTTCGAGCTCAGCGGCGACGTGGTCGCCGACATGGACCGGGTGCGCGCCTTCTACGCCGACAAGACCGGGATCCACCCGGAGCTGGCCACCGAGCCCCGGCTGCGCGAGGAGCGCGCCTAG
- a CDS encoding bile acid:sodium symporter family protein: MDSALTEIGLPIALAIVMFGLGLDLTLADFRRVGKHPKAVLVALGCQLVLLPAVCFGLVVLFDLSPFLGIGMLLLAASPGGTTANLFSHLFRGDVALNITLTAINSIVAIATLPLITNLAIDYFDKNETVSMPLEEVVKVFALILVPTSLGMLTRARRPSFAAAMDRPVRLASAVILAVLVLGILLAEKDNVGGYFADVGLIAAVFCAISLVVGYVVPRAFGVTEGQAIASSFEIGVHNGTLAIFVAENILEVNAIAIPGAIYSLIMIFLAAAWGVLISRRVGQREASRVAS; this comes from the coding sequence ATGGACTCCGCACTGACCGAGATCGGCTTGCCCATCGCCCTCGCCATCGTCATGTTCGGACTCGGGCTGGACCTCACGCTCGCCGACTTCCGCCGGGTCGGCAAGCACCCGAAGGCGGTCCTCGTCGCGCTGGGCTGCCAGCTCGTGCTGCTGCCGGCCGTCTGCTTCGGGCTCGTGGTGCTCTTCGACCTCTCGCCTTTCCTCGGGATCGGCATGCTCCTGCTGGCCGCGTCGCCCGGCGGCACGACCGCGAACCTGTTCAGCCACCTCTTCCGCGGCGACGTGGCGCTCAACATCACGCTGACCGCGATCAACTCGATCGTCGCCATCGCGACGCTGCCGCTGATCACCAACCTCGCGATCGACTACTTCGACAAGAACGAGACGGTCTCCATGCCGCTCGAGGAGGTGGTCAAGGTCTTCGCACTGATCCTGGTGCCGACCAGCCTCGGGATGCTGACCCGTGCCCGCCGGCCGTCGTTCGCGGCGGCGATGGACCGCCCGGTGCGCCTCGCCTCCGCGGTCATCCTCGCCGTCCTCGTGCTCGGCATCCTGCTCGCCGAGAAGGACAACGTGGGCGGCTACTTCGCCGACGTCGGTCTCATCGCGGCGGTGTTCTGCGCGATCAGCCTCGTCGTCGGGTACGTCGTCCCGCGCGCCTTCGGCGTCACCGAGGGCCAGGCGATCGCGTCGTCGTTCGAGATCGGCGTCCACAACGGGACGCTCGCGATCTTCGTCGCGGAGAACATCCTGGAGGTCAACGCGATCGCGATCCCGGGCGCCATCTACTCGCTCATCATGATCTTCCTGGCGGCCGCGTGGGGCGTGCTGATCAGCCGCCGGGTGGGTCAGCGGGAGGCGAGCAGGGTCGCGAGCTGA
- the rdgB gene encoding RdgB/HAM1 family non-canonical purine NTP pyrophosphatase, with translation MTRVFLASRNAKKLEEMQRILAEHLGEVEVVGLDDVPAYDEPVEDAPTFTGNALLKARAGAAVTGLPTIADDSGLCVDALNGMPGVLSARWSGPPKSDARNNELLLAQLADVPDERRGAHFVCAVAFCHPDGPELVVEGRMDGRIIRETRGSGGFGYDVLFVADDHPGRTTAELDRADKDAISHRGRALREIAPQLATLLASR, from the coding sequence ATGACCCGGGTCTTCCTGGCCTCGCGCAACGCCAAGAAGCTCGAGGAGATGCAGCGGATCCTGGCCGAGCACCTCGGCGAGGTGGAGGTCGTCGGGCTCGACGACGTGCCGGCCTACGACGAGCCGGTCGAGGACGCGCCGACCTTCACGGGCAACGCACTGCTCAAGGCGCGGGCCGGCGCCGCGGTGACCGGCCTGCCCACGATCGCCGACGACTCCGGCCTGTGCGTCGACGCGCTCAACGGCATGCCGGGCGTCCTGTCCGCCCGCTGGTCCGGGCCCCCCAAGTCCGACGCCCGCAACAACGAGCTGCTGCTGGCCCAGCTCGCCGACGTGCCCGACGAGCGGCGCGGCGCACACTTCGTCTGCGCCGTCGCGTTCTGCCATCCCGACGGCCCCGAGCTGGTCGTCGAGGGGCGGATGGACGGGCGGATCATCCGCGAGACGCGGGGGAGCGGGGGCTTCGGCTACGACGTGCTCTTCGTCGCCGACGACCACCCCGGCCGCACGACCGCGGAGCTCGACCGCGCCGACAAGGACGCGATCTCCCACCGGGGGCGGGCGCTGCGCGAGATCGCCCCTCAGCTCGCGACCCTGCTCGCCTCCCGCTGA
- the rph gene encoding ribonuclease PH, giving the protein MTSPQHLDHPPRVDGRADGELRPVTITRNWLDHAAGSVLIEFGRTKVLCAASATSGVPRWRKGSGLGWVTAEYAMLPAATNTRSDRESVKGRIGGRTHEISRLIGRSLRAVIDYQALGENTIQIDCDVLQADGGTRTAAITGAYIALVDACAHLGVPQALTGSVAAISVGIIDGAPRLDLPYVEDVRAETDMNVVMTGDGRFVEVQGTAEGAPFDRAELDGLLALAEKGCADLTRMQLDALAGTA; this is encoded by the coding sequence ATGACGTCTCCCCAGCACCTCGACCACCCGCCCCGCGTCGACGGCCGCGCCGACGGCGAGCTCCGCCCGGTCACGATCACCCGCAACTGGCTCGACCACGCGGCCGGCTCGGTGCTCATCGAGTTCGGCAGGACCAAGGTGCTGTGCGCGGCGTCGGCAACGAGCGGCGTACCGCGCTGGCGCAAGGGGTCGGGCCTGGGCTGGGTCACGGCGGAGTACGCGATGCTGCCGGCCGCGACCAACACCCGCTCCGACCGCGAGTCGGTCAAGGGCCGCATCGGCGGTCGCACCCACGAGATCAGCCGGTTGATCGGTCGCTCGCTGCGCGCGGTGATCGACTACCAGGCGCTCGGGGAGAACACCATCCAGATCGACTGCGACGTGCTCCAGGCCGACGGCGGCACCCGCACCGCCGCGATCACCGGCGCCTACATCGCGCTCGTCGACGCGTGCGCGCACCTCGGTGTGCCCCAGGCGCTCACCGGCTCGGTGGCCGCCATCAGCGTCGGCATCATCGACGGCGCACCGCGCCTGGACCTGCCCTACGTCGAGGACGTCCGCGCCGAGACCGACATGAACGTCGTGATGACCGGCGACGGCAGGTTCGTCGAGGTGCAGGGCACCGCCGAGGGCGCGCCGTTCGACCGGGCCGAGCTCGACGGCCTGCTCGCGCTGGCCGAGAAGGGCTGCGCCGACCTCACCCGCATGCAGCTCGACGCCCTCGCCGGCACCGCATGA
- a CDS encoding ABC transporter permease: protein MSTIESGRPAAPGPTLDISQTAPVPFSRLVRVEWRKMVDTRSGFWLMIATGILLVLTVALVLLVVGLTEDDLTIGADGFSQILTIPLSLLLPVFPILAVTSEWSQRTGLVTFALEPHRVRVLLAKVGAVVLLAVATIVVALVLGAVGNVVAAAMDGNSPKWNLDLEMLALTILSQLLYFLMAYAFGTVLLNTPASIAVFYVVALLLPLLVYSTLYAIFDWAQDLIPWIDMQYAMTPFLDPDDTATAMDGLRLLVTVLIWVVTPLVIGTRRVLASEPK from the coding sequence ATGAGCACCATCGAATCGGGCCGGCCGGCCGCCCCGGGGCCCACGCTCGACATCAGCCAGACCGCCCCCGTCCCCTTCAGCCGCCTGGTGCGCGTGGAGTGGCGCAAGATGGTGGACACGCGCAGCGGGTTCTGGCTGATGATCGCCACCGGCATCCTGCTCGTCCTCACGGTCGCCCTCGTCCTGCTCGTGGTCGGCCTCACCGAGGACGACCTCACGATCGGCGCCGACGGCTTCTCCCAGATCCTGACGATCCCGCTGTCGCTGCTGCTCCCGGTGTTCCCGATCCTCGCGGTGACCAGCGAGTGGAGCCAGCGCACCGGTCTCGTGACGTTCGCGCTCGAGCCGCACCGGGTCCGCGTCCTGCTCGCCAAGGTCGGCGCGGTGGTCCTCCTCGCCGTGGCGACGATCGTCGTCGCGCTGGTCCTGGGGGCGGTGGGCAACGTCGTCGCCGCCGCCATGGACGGCAACAGTCCCAAGTGGAACCTGGACCTGGAGATGCTCGCGCTGACGATCCTCAGTCAGCTCCTCTACTTCCTCATGGCCTACGCGTTCGGCACCGTCCTGCTCAACACCCCCGCGTCGATCGCCGTCTTCTACGTCGTCGCGCTGCTGCTGCCCCTGCTCGTCTACAGCACGCTGTACGCGATCTTCGACTGGGCCCAGGACCTGATCCCCTGGATCGACATGCAGTACGCGATGACGCCGTTCCTCGACCCCGACGACACCGCCACGGCGATGGACGGCCTGAGGCTGCTGGTCACCGTGTTGATCTGGGTGGTCACGCCGCTGGTCATCGGCACGCGCCGGGTGCTCGCCTCCGAGCCCAAGTAG
- a CDS encoding ABC transporter ATP-binding protein, which yields MISVEHLTKRYGAFTAVDDVSFVAQPGRVTGFLGPNGAGKTTTMRVMVGLTPGTEGRVTIGGHRYEDIPNPGLHVGVLLDASAQHAGRTGREILTLGATTMGLPSSRVDEMLALVSLSDEESKRRLRNYSLGMRQRLGIAHALLGDPSVLILDEPANGLDPAGIRWMRGLLRGYAERGGTVLLSSHLLHEVEQIADEMILIGRGRIVAQGDKKTLLANGAAASTLVTSLDNETLAAALSAKQLSVTSAGDGLRVGAEAVEVGRTAMEHGIVLTDLRSGGAGLEDLFLELTSDTQREGHPDAATQLGATA from the coding sequence ATGATCTCCGTGGAACATCTCACCAAGAGGTACGGCGCCTTCACCGCCGTCGACGACGTCAGCTTCGTCGCCCAGCCCGGTCGCGTGACCGGCTTCCTCGGGCCCAACGGCGCCGGCAAGACCACCACCATGCGGGTGATGGTCGGGCTGACCCCCGGGACCGAGGGCCGGGTCACCATCGGCGGGCACCGGTACGAGGACATCCCCAACCCCGGGCTGCACGTGGGGGTCCTCCTGGACGCCTCCGCGCAGCACGCCGGGCGCACCGGGCGCGAGATCCTCACGCTGGGCGCCACCACCATGGGTCTGCCCTCCTCGCGCGTCGACGAGATGCTCGCGCTGGTCTCGCTCAGCGACGAGGAGTCGAAGCGGCGGCTGCGCAACTACTCCCTGGGCATGCGCCAGCGCCTCGGCATCGCGCACGCCCTGCTCGGCGACCCGTCGGTGCTGATCCTCGACGAGCCGGCCAACGGCCTGGACCCGGCCGGCATCCGCTGGATGCGCGGCCTGCTGCGCGGCTACGCCGAGCGCGGCGGCACGGTCCTGCTCTCGAGCCACCTGCTGCACGAGGTCGAGCAGATCGCCGACGAGATGATCCTCATCGGCCGCGGCCGGATCGTGGCCCAGGGCGACAAGAAGACGCTGCTCGCCAACGGCGCCGCTGCCTCGACGCTGGTGACGTCGCTCGACAACGAGACGCTGGCGGCCGCCCTGAGCGCCAAGCAGCTGTCCGTGACCTCGGCCGGAGATGGCCTGCGGGTCGGAGCCGAGGCGGTCGAGGTCGGCCGGACGGCCATGGAGCACGGCATCGTCCTCACCGACCTGCGCTCCGGTGGCGCCGGCCTGGAGGACCTCTTCCTCGAGCTCACGTCCGACACGCAGCGCGAGGGCCACCCCGACGCCGCGACCCAGCTAGGAGCCACCGCATGA
- a CDS encoding sensor histidine kinase, with amino-acid sequence MEGPAPETYQPPLTWWGHTWRLLVTLSLSAAVWVAYAETQATEVPILFYVDVTVGLAAYVLMFFRRRWPLPIALVTNVMGAVSGIAQGPATLASVSLATRRVLWHVALVAVLGLVTSVVYTETQPSINNDPLWVSLVAAVLAIAASMGWGMFIGSRRELLWTLRQRAERAEAEQDLRVAQSRATERARIAREMHDVLAHRISQISMHAGALSFREDLDAEAMRESAAVIRDQAHEALTDLRGVLGVLRDDTGAALSAPQPTYADVPGLVADCRAEGLAVTLVDRVTGAERVPDAVGRTLYRIVQEGITNARKHAPGSRLTIAVSGGPDEGVDITLRNPIGFGPTATPGAGLGLVGLAERAVLRGGRLEHRTDRGVFELRAWLPWAA; translated from the coding sequence GTGGAGGGGCCCGCACCGGAGACCTATCAGCCGCCGCTGACCTGGTGGGGGCACACCTGGCGACTGCTCGTGACGCTCTCACTCAGCGCCGCCGTCTGGGTGGCCTATGCCGAGACGCAGGCCACCGAGGTGCCGATCCTCTTCTACGTCGACGTGACGGTCGGCCTGGCCGCCTACGTGCTGATGTTCTTCCGGCGTCGCTGGCCACTCCCGATCGCGCTGGTCACCAACGTCATGGGCGCCGTGTCCGGCATCGCCCAGGGACCGGCCACCCTCGCCTCCGTGTCGCTGGCGACCCGGCGCGTGCTGTGGCACGTCGCCCTCGTTGCGGTGCTGGGTCTGGTGACGTCCGTGGTCTACACCGAGACCCAGCCGAGCATCAACAACGACCCGCTGTGGGTCTCCTTGGTCGCCGCCGTGCTCGCCATCGCGGCCAGCATGGGCTGGGGCATGTTCATCGGCTCGCGCCGCGAGCTGCTGTGGACGCTGCGCCAGCGCGCGGAGCGGGCCGAGGCCGAGCAGGACCTGCGGGTCGCGCAGTCCCGGGCCACCGAGCGCGCGCGGATCGCCCGGGAGATGCACGACGTGCTCGCCCACCGGATCTCGCAGATCTCCATGCACGCCGGCGCCCTGAGCTTCCGCGAGGACCTGGACGCCGAGGCGATGCGCGAGAGTGCGGCGGTGATCCGCGACCAGGCCCACGAGGCACTCACCGACCTGCGCGGCGTGCTCGGGGTGCTGCGCGACGACACCGGGGCGGCGCTGAGCGCGCCGCAGCCGACGTACGCCGACGTGCCCGGCCTCGTGGCCGACTGCCGCGCGGAGGGCCTGGCGGTGACCCTCGTGGATCGGGTCACGGGTGCGGAGCGGGTGCCCGACGCCGTCGGGCGGACGCTCTACCGGATCGTGCAGGAGGGCATCACCAACGCCCGCAAGCACGCACCCGGCTCGCGGCTGACGATCGCCGTGTCCGGAGGTCCGGACGAGGGCGTCGACATCACGCTGCGCAACCCGATCGGCTTCGGGCCGACCGCCACCCCGGGCGCGGGGCTCGGGCTGGTGGGCCTGGCCGAGCGGGCCGTCCTGCGCGGCGGGCGGCTGGAGCACCGGACCGACCGCGGCGTCTTCGAGCTCCGCGCCTGGCTACCGTGGGCCGCATGA
- a CDS encoding response regulator — translation MTSSVRVLVVDDDPLVRSALGLMLGGQADVEVVGEAADGRAGVALARELRPDVVLMDIRMPRLNGLDATQALRADASPPRVIVLTTFDADEHVLGAVAAGADGFLLKDTPPVQILDAIRTVAAGEPILSPSATRTLIDRVRTQSGDGRAAEAQQRLALLTDRERDVALAVGRGLSNAEIATCLHLSVPTVKAHVSRLFEKLGTTNRVQIAICVHDAGLS, via the coding sequence ATGACCTCCTCGGTGCGCGTCCTCGTCGTGGACGACGACCCCCTCGTCCGCTCCGCCTTGGGCCTGATGCTGGGCGGACAGGCGGACGTCGAGGTCGTCGGCGAGGCCGCCGACGGGCGTGCCGGCGTCGCGCTCGCGCGCGAGCTGCGCCCCGACGTCGTCCTGATGGACATCCGGATGCCGCGCCTCAACGGGCTCGACGCCACCCAGGCGCTGCGCGCCGACGCGTCGCCACCGCGGGTCATCGTGCTGACGACCTTCGACGCCGATGAGCACGTGCTGGGCGCGGTCGCCGCCGGGGCCGACGGGTTCCTGCTCAAGGACACCCCGCCCGTCCAGATCCTCGATGCCATCCGCACGGTGGCGGCCGGCGAGCCGATCCTGTCGCCCTCGGCCACCCGCACCCTGATCGACCGGGTCCGCACCCAGTCCGGCGACGGCCGCGCCGCGGAGGCCCAGCAGCGGCTCGCCCTGCTCACCGACCGCGAGCGCGACGTCGCCCTCGCCGTCGGCCGCGGCCTCAGCAACGCCGAGATCGCCACCTGCCTGCACCTGTCGGTCCCCACGGTCAAGGCGCACGTGTCCCGGCTGTTCGAGAAGCTCGGCACCACCAACCGCGTGCAGATCGCCATCTGCGTCCACGACGCCGGCCTCTCCTAG
- a CDS encoding MBL fold metallo-hydrolase, translating to MKLTVIGCSGSYPGPDSAASCYLLEQEAGGRTWRVLLELGNGALGHLHRYVDPLGIDAVLVSHLHADHCLDLCGYYVMRKYHPTGPQPRIPVFGPDGTAERMARAYDLPTDPGMTEEFDFRAFTEQPFEVGPFSVVAVPVEHPVTAYGLRITAGGATVGYSGDTGPCEGLDRVASDVQLLLAEASFRSGDDNPPDLHLTGTDCGSAATRAGAERLVLTHIPPWFDRQTALAEARTSYAGPVELARPGAVYEL from the coding sequence GTGAAGCTGACCGTCATCGGCTGCTCCGGGTCCTATCCCGGACCGGACTCGGCCGCCTCCTGCTACCTGCTCGAGCAGGAGGCCGGTGGCCGGACCTGGCGGGTCCTGCTCGAGCTCGGCAACGGTGCCCTGGGCCACCTGCACCGCTACGTCGACCCGCTCGGCATCGACGCGGTGCTCGTGAGTCACCTGCACGCCGACCACTGCCTCGACCTGTGCGGCTACTACGTGATGCGCAAGTACCACCCCACCGGTCCGCAACCGCGCATCCCGGTCTTCGGTCCCGACGGCACCGCCGAGCGCATGGCCCGCGCCTACGACCTGCCGACCGACCCGGGGATGACCGAGGAGTTCGACTTTCGCGCCTTCACCGAGCAGCCGTTCGAGGTGGGGCCGTTCTCGGTCGTCGCCGTCCCGGTGGAGCACCCGGTGACCGCCTACGGCCTCAGGATCACCGCCGGGGGCGCGACGGTCGGCTACAGCGGAGACACCGGGCCGTGCGAGGGTCTGGACCGGGTCGCCTCGGACGTGCAGCTGCTGCTCGCCGAGGCCTCGTTCCGCTCGGGGGACGACAACCCGCCCGACCTGCACCTCACCGGCACCGACTGCGGCTCGGCCGCCACCCGCGCCGGCGCCGAGCGCCTGGTCCTCACGCACATCCCGCCGTGGTTCGACCGGCAGACCGCCCTCGCCGAGGCCCGCACGTCGTACGCCGGTCCGGTCGAGCTGGCCCGCCCGGGCGCCGTCTACGAGCTCTGA
- the murI gene encoding glutamate racemase, with protein sequence MPPLTDVDPREGPIGIFDSGFGGLTVARSVIDQLPHESIRYVGDTARQPYGPKPIGEVREYALECLDHLVDEGVKALVIACNSASAAMLRDARERYSVPVVEVIYPATRRAVAATRTGRIGVICTSATAESMAYDDAFAAAPHVQLTTQACPRFVDFVEAGVTGGDELLAVAHEYLDPLSAAGVDTLILGCTHYPLLTGVISYVMGDDVTLVSSAEECAKDVYKMLVGTGLMRESGTPSYSFVTTGSPDEFETIGRRFLGPEMVAASQFAGGLA encoded by the coding sequence GTGCCGCCACTCACCGACGTCGACCCGCGCGAGGGGCCCATCGGGATCTTCGACTCCGGCTTCGGCGGGCTCACGGTCGCGCGCTCGGTGATCGACCAGCTGCCGCACGAGTCGATCCGCTACGTCGGCGACACCGCGCGTCAGCCCTACGGGCCCAAGCCCATCGGCGAGGTGCGCGAGTACGCGCTGGAGTGCCTGGACCACCTGGTCGACGAGGGCGTCAAGGCACTGGTCATCGCCTGCAACTCCGCCAGCGCGGCCATGCTGCGCGATGCCCGCGAGCGCTACAGCGTGCCGGTCGTCGAGGTGATCTACCCGGCCACCCGTCGTGCGGTCGCCGCCACGCGCACCGGGCGGATCGGCGTCATCTGCACCTCGGCCACCGCCGAGTCGATGGCCTACGACGACGCCTTCGCCGCGGCGCCGCACGTCCAGCTCACGACGCAGGCCTGTCCCCGCTTCGTCGACTTCGTCGAGGCCGGCGTGACCGGGGGCGACGAGCTGCTGGCCGTCGCCCACGAGTACCTCGACCCGCTCTCGGCCGCCGGCGTCGACACCTTGATCCTGGGCTGCACCCACTACCCGCTGCTCACGGGCGTCATCTCCTACGTCATGGGCGACGACGTCACGCTCGTGAGCAGCGCCGAGGAGTGCGCCAAGGACGTCTACAAGATGCTGGTCGGCACCGGCCTGATGCGCGAGAGCGGCACGCCGTCGTACTCGTTCGTGACGACCGGCTCCCCGGACGAGTTCGAGACGATCGGCCGTCGCTTCCTCGGCCCGGAGATGGTCGCCGCGAGCCAGTTCGCCGGAGGCCTCGCGTGA
- a CDS encoding alkaline phosphatase family protein — translation MPARARLVASFLVVPLLVLVPAATTTHPSASPARTAAEERAAVTPGVRVLAVSIDGLNPTALTRLGRTALPHFWRLLDEGAATLNARSQYELTKTLPNHTSMVTGRRIARRAGGHGVTWNHERGAATTAQKAAGEPVHSVFSVVRRAGGSSALFSTKGKFRLFKRSWPAGVDRVFVREQDDLAVTKAAAADLVARRRAFTFVHLGLADQAGHAHGFMSPAYLRAVDRADALLGRLLRAIGRKGVVVLTADHGGLGPSHFQVAQLGDYRIPFVAWGPGVRHGDLYAMNPTYVNPRHTRPRPVGPQPVRNGDLANLVTDLLGLGPVPGSQFNVRQRLRVLAD, via the coding sequence ATGCCCGCTCGGGCGAGACTCGTCGCCTCGTTCCTCGTCGTGCCGCTGCTGGTCCTCGTGCCCGCGGCCACGACCACGCACCCGAGCGCGTCGCCCGCCCGTACAGCGGCCGAGGAGCGGGCGGCGGTGACGCCGGGCGTGCGGGTGCTGGCCGTCTCCATCGACGGGCTGAACCCCACCGCCCTGACCCGGCTGGGCCGCACCGCGCTGCCGCACTTCTGGCGCCTGCTCGACGAGGGCGCCGCGACCCTCAACGCGCGCTCGCAGTACGAGCTGACCAAGACCCTGCCCAACCACACCAGCATGGTCACCGGGCGCCGGATCGCCCGGCGCGCGGGCGGGCACGGCGTGACCTGGAACCACGAGCGTGGAGCCGCCACCACGGCGCAGAAGGCGGCCGGCGAGCCGGTCCACTCGGTCTTCAGCGTCGTGCGGCGCGCGGGCGGGTCGAGCGCGCTGTTCTCGACGAAGGGCAAGTTCCGGCTCTTCAAGCGCTCCTGGCCCGCGGGCGTGGACCGGGTCTTCGTGCGCGAGCAGGACGACCTGGCGGTGACGAAGGCGGCCGCCGCGGACCTGGTCGCCCGGCGCCGGGCCTTCACCTTCGTGCACCTCGGGCTCGCCGACCAGGCCGGCCATGCCCACGGCTTCATGTCGCCGGCCTACCTGCGTGCCGTCGACCGCGCCGACGCGCTGCTCGGCCGGCTGCTCCGGGCGATCGGGCGCAAGGGCGTCGTCGTGCTGACCGCCGACCACGGCGGCCTCGGGCCGAGCCACTTCCAGGTCGCCCAGCTGGGTGACTACCGGATCCCGTTCGTGGCCTGGGGCCCCGGCGTCCGGCACGGCGACCTGTACGCCATGAACCCGACCTACGTGAACCCGCGGCACACGCGCCCGCGCCCGGTCGGCCCGCAGCCGGTCCGCAACGGCGACCTGGCCAACCTGGTCACCGACCTGCTCGGTCTCGGCCCCGTGCCCGGCAGCCAGTTCAACGTCCGGCAGCGCCTGCGGGTGCTGGCGGACTAG
- a CDS encoding DUF3152 domain-containing protein, whose translation MLLRAALLSALTTLGLLVPVAAHADPVVNAAPPEVVGEAVVGTVVTSTPGTWVPEDVSATYRWLRDDRAIPGATARSYRIQPEDLRHRLTVRVVATDADGHSEEATSQPTAPVARGSLVNRRLPSVVGPQRFTRTVQAARGRWSSEPGRTTYQWLRGGRPIPGATARRYTYAPEDVGRHVRVEVTVRAVGYHPAVARSPRTRPVGHRVDVRRTVTYHVETRGTITTSLRDFRRLVQETYDDPRGWRGKGVRFLPVAKGGSFTLVLAEASRVPAFSPVCSSQWSCRVGRYVVINQLRWTRASPAWNRAHGPLRGYRHMVVNHETGHWLGKGHAGCPGRGRPAPVMMQQSKGLDGCRFNPWPTAGELR comes from the coding sequence ATGCTCCTCCGTGCCGCTCTGCTCTCGGCCCTGACCACCCTCGGCCTGCTCGTTCCGGTCGCGGCGCACGCCGACCCGGTGGTCAACGCCGCCCCGCCCGAGGTGGTGGGGGAGGCCGTGGTGGGCACGGTGGTGACGTCGACGCCGGGCACCTGGGTGCCCGAGGACGTGAGCGCCACCTACCGGTGGCTGCGCGACGACCGCGCCATCCCCGGCGCGACGGCCCGGAGCTATCGGATCCAGCCCGAGGACCTGCGCCACCGCCTCACGGTGCGGGTGGTCGCCACCGATGCCGACGGGCACTCGGAGGAGGCGACCTCGCAGCCGACGGCTCCGGTGGCCCGGGGGAGTCTGGTCAACCGCCGGCTCCCGTCGGTCGTCGGCCCCCAGCGGTTCACGCGCACGGTCCAGGCAGCGCGTGGACGCTGGTCCAGCGAGCCCGGCCGCACGACGTACCAGTGGCTGCGCGGCGGAAGGCCCATCCCCGGCGCCACGGCTCGTCGCTACACCTACGCACCCGAGGACGTCGGTCGCCACGTCCGCGTCGAGGTCACGGTGCGTGCGGTCGGCTACCACCCGGCCGTCGCGCGCTCTCCCCGCACGCGGCCGGTGGGCCACCGCGTCGACGTCCGCCGCACCGTGACCTACCACGTCGAGACGCGCGGCACGATCACGACGAGCCTCCGGGACTTCCGCCGGCTGGTTCAGGAGACCTACGACGACCCGCGCGGCTGGCGTGGCAAGGGCGTGCGGTTCCTGCCCGTGGCGAAGGGCGGCTCGTTCACGCTGGTGCTGGCCGAGGCGTCGCGGGTGCCGGCGTTCTCGCCGGTCTGCAGCAGCCAGTGGAGCTGCCGGGTCGGCCGCTACGTCGTCATCAACCAGCTGCGCTGGACGCGCGCGTCACCCGCGTGGAACCGCGCGCACGGCCCGCTGCGCGGCTACCGGCACATGGTGGTCAACCACGAGACCGGCCACTGGCTGGGCAAGGGGCACGCCGGCTGCCCGGGCCGAGGCCGCCCGGCCCCCGTCATGATGCAGCAGTCGAAGGGCCTCGACGGCTGCCGGTTCAACCCCTGGCCGACGGCCGGGGAGCTGCGCTAG